In a genomic window of beta proteobacterium MWH-UniP1:
- a CDS encoding RluA family pseudouridine synthase, producing MNGNDHETPEDLEDWSDDYSGEGLLPSASQLEPQGHTVGDLEPSQLEVTPEQAGRRLDVFLSEHLPGVSRSQLQRWVQDGQVLVDARSVKPSLSLRPGQSVQITPPPAQPVNDWVAEPMTLNIVFEDDEIIVINKPAGLVVHPAAGHPSGTLVNGLLAHCPSMGTVARCGIVHRLDRDTSGLMVAAKTVAAQLNLVSQLAARTVSRQYLALAWGRVTDQTLDTPMGRDAKDRQRMAVLAAGKGKQAITHIQAIDEGSIGGLAVTLVRCRLETGRTHQIRVHLEHIRHPIVGDRTYTRHAPHASRLGAHHKTISDLMSGQALHAQRLSFLHPKTNKKSSFISELPANYKKLIELADIYFNSAE from the coding sequence ATGAATGGCAACGATCATGAAACTCCCGAAGACCTAGAGGATTGGTCTGACGATTATAGCGGCGAGGGGTTGTTGCCAAGCGCATCGCAGTTGGAACCACAAGGCCATACCGTCGGCGATCTGGAGCCAAGTCAGCTGGAAGTCACGCCGGAACAGGCGGGCCGCAGGCTTGATGTGTTTCTCTCAGAGCACCTGCCCGGTGTGTCGCGAAGTCAGTTACAGCGCTGGGTGCAAGATGGCCAGGTTCTGGTCGATGCCCGCAGTGTGAAGCCATCCTTAAGTCTTCGGCCAGGCCAGTCGGTGCAGATCACGCCGCCGCCAGCACAGCCTGTGAATGACTGGGTGGCTGAACCCATGACGCTTAATATTGTTTTTGAAGACGACGAGATCATTGTGATTAATAAGCCCGCAGGCCTGGTGGTGCATCCGGCTGCAGGACACCCCAGTGGCACCTTGGTCAATGGCTTGCTGGCGCATTGCCCCAGCATGGGCACGGTGGCCCGCTGTGGCATTGTCCATCGGCTGGACCGCGACACCAGTGGGCTGATGGTGGCCGCCAAGACGGTTGCCGCCCAGTTAAATCTGGTGAGCCAGCTGGCGGCCAGAACGGTGTCGCGCCAATACCTGGCCCTGGCCTGGGGCAGGGTGACCGATCAGACTCTGGACACCCCAATGGGGCGGGATGCGAAAGACCGGCAGCGCATGGCGGTCTTGGCAGCGGGTAAGGGCAAGCAGGCCATCACGCATATCCAGGCCATTGATGAAGGCAGCATTGGCGGGCTTGCCGTAACCCTTGTGCGCTGCAGGCTTGAAACGGGGCGCACGCACCAGATTCGGGTGCACTTGGAACACATCCGCCACCCGATTGTGGGCGACCGAACCTACACCCGCCATGCCCCCCACGCTTCGCGCCTGGGCGCGCACCACAAAACGATTTCTGACCTGATGTCAGGCCAGGCCCTGCATGCCCAGCGCTTAAGCTTTCTGCATCCCAAGACCAATAAAAAATCTAGCTTTATCAGTGAGTTACCCGCCAACTACAAGAAACTGATTGAACTGGCAGACATTTACTTTAACTCTGCAGAGTAA
- a CDS encoding ATP-dependent DNA helicase, with the protein MSPLEQLFAEQGPLSRAAPGYRYRPGQVRLASAIQETLEARTVLVAEAGTGVGKTFAYLVPMLQSQGKCLVSTATRHLQDQLYQRDIPRIKSALGISAQVAVLKGRSNYLCLYRMEMHQDSGRFYRREDVLAFQEIARFAQTTQTGDIAECAAVPESAPVWSYATSTRENCLGQNCPRLNDCHVMAARKKAVEADLVVVNHHLLCADMALRDEGFGELLPTVDYVVIDEAHALPEIATTFFSQSISTQLLGLLARDAMASGLQHARDGASWPDVCGQVERAASELRLLMPADLNRRLGWQSLGKDQQAHWIEKIQAAIDAVSDLLKVLELNAPRHIDLAQCQARAQDLIDRLTVFCKPSDDAPVVRWMESSKYAITLHVTPYDIREKFQQELAKHQRAWVMVSATLALGNTADARSFHYFVDRLGLESATTLIAESPFDFQSQGLLLVPDHGPDPKASDLIVQLLDTPDLQSLIEEAPGGVFVLCTSHRAVGLAKNWFESWAREHPDRLVVVQGDGPRHQMIDRFREHGRALLIGSHSFWEGVDVPGRALSMVLIDKLPFAPPDDPILEARSRWLTEQGRDPFSTIQIPEAAILLKQGVGRLIRTETDRGLVIIGDKRLADTAYGRRILRSLPAFSRSRDYGVARQWVKHAAQVK; encoded by the coding sequence ATGTCCCCGCTTGAGCAGTTGTTTGCAGAGCAGGGGCCGCTGTCGCGGGCAGCCCCCGGTTATCGCTATCGGCCAGGCCAGGTGCGACTGGCCAGCGCCATTCAAGAAACGCTGGAAGCCCGCACTGTGTTGGTGGCGGAAGCCGGCACCGGCGTGGGCAAGACCTTTGCGTATCTGGTGCCCATGTTGCAAAGCCAGGGCAAATGCCTGGTGTCTACCGCCACGCGGCACTTACAAGATCAGTTGTATCAGCGGGATATTCCACGGATTAAGTCGGCCCTGGGGATCTCGGCGCAGGTTGCGGTCTTAAAGGGCCGATCCAACTATCTTTGTCTCTATCGCATGGAGATGCACCAAGACAGCGGCCGCTTTTATCGCCGTGAAGATGTGCTGGCCTTTCAAGAGATTGCGCGTTTTGCCCAGACCACCCAAACCGGTGACATTGCCGAGTGTGCGGCCGTGCCAGAAAGCGCCCCGGTCTGGTCGTATGCCACATCCACCCGTGAAAACTGTCTGGGCCAGAATTGCCCACGACTCAATGACTGCCATGTCATGGCGGCCCGAAAAAAAGCAGTGGAAGCGGATCTGGTGGTGGTGAACCATCACCTGTTGTGCGCCGACATGGCATTAAGAGACGAGGGCTTTGGTGAACTCTTGCCCACGGTGGACTATGTGGTGATCGACGAGGCCCATGCGCTACCGGAAATCGCCACCACATTTTTTAGTCAATCCATCTCAACCCAGCTGCTGGGCTTGTTGGCCCGTGATGCCATGGCCAGTGGTTTACAACACGCGCGCGATGGCGCCTCGTGGCCCGATGTCTGTGGCCAGGTGGAGCGTGCCGCTTCTGAATTACGACTGTTAATGCCCGCTGATCTCAATCGCCGGCTTGGCTGGCAGTCGCTTGGCAAAGACCAGCAGGCCCACTGGATTGAAAAAATTCAGGCAGCCATTGATGCGGTGAGTGATCTACTGAAAGTGTTAGAGCTCAATGCACCGCGCCATATTGATCTTGCCCAGTGTCAGGCACGGGCGCAAGATTTGATTGATCGACTGACCGTCTTTTGTAAGCCGAGTGATGATGCGCCCGTGGTGCGTTGGATGGAGAGTTCCAAATACGCCATCACGCTGCATGTCACACCGTATGACATTCGGGAAAAATTCCAGCAAGAGTTGGCCAAGCATCAGCGGGCCTGGGTCATGGTGTCAGCCACACTGGCCTTGGGCAACACGGCCGATGCCCGATCGTTTCATTATTTTGTCGATCGGCTTGGGCTGGAAAGCGCCACCACACTCATTGCCGAGAGCCCCTTTGATTTCCAAAGCCAGGGGCTCTTGTTGGTGCCCGACCATGGGCCGGACCCAAAGGCCAGTGATCTGATTGTGCAATTGCTCGACACCCCCGATCTTCAATCACTGATTGAAGAGGCCCCCGGCGGTGTGTTTGTGTTGTGTACGTCGCACCGAGCAGTGGGCCTGGCCAAGAATTGGTTTGAGTCTTGGGCAAGAGAGCATCCCGATCGATTGGTGGTGGTGCAGGGTGATGGCCCACGGCACCAGATGATTGATCGCTTTCGTGAGCATGGCCGCGCGCTATTGATTGGCAGCCATAGTTTCTGGGAGGGCGTGGATGTGCCGGGCAGGGCGCTCTCCATGGTGCTGATTGATAAGCTGCCGTTTGCGCCGCCCGATGATCCGATTTTAGAAGCCCGCTCGCGTTGGCTGACTGAACAGGGCCGTGACCCCTTTAGCACTATTCAAATTCCAGAGGCCGCTATTTTGCTCAAGCAGGGGGTTGGCCGATTGATTCGCACCGAGACCGATCGTGGCCTGGTGATAATTGGGGATAAACGGCTGGCTGATACCGCCTATGGCAGGCGAATCTTAAGAAGCCTTCCTGCATTTTCAAGAAGCCGGGACTATGGCGTTGCCCGGCAGTGGGTCAAGCACGCCGCGCAAGTCAAGTAG
- a CDS encoding 3'(2'),5'-bisphosphate nucleotidase CysQ, whose product MADALEPALRAAGDIILQLYAKPEHSVSTKSDLSPVTDADLASHDLLLSILAQVTPDWPVISEEDQTFTPAETGPYWLLDPLDGTKEFIARTGEFSINLGLVVNHQAVFGLLYGPVDQLLFRGGQGVPAQMRDANGPWQPISCRPRPTDGGVLITSRRSTTTPQGESFGSREYLGSALKFARIAQGLADTYFRRGPTMEWDTCAGQAILESAGGSVVALDAHHAPSGAPLRYGKPGYLNPGFVARGGESR is encoded by the coding sequence ATGGCAGATGCCCTAGAGCCTGCCCTGCGGGCTGCGGGCGACATCATTTTGCAGCTCTATGCCAAGCCCGAGCACTCGGTGTCCACCAAATCGGATCTATCCCCGGTGACCGATGCAGACCTGGCCAGTCATGACCTGCTCTTATCAATCCTGGCCCAAGTCACGCCCGATTGGCCAGTCATTTCTGAAGAAGACCAGACGTTCACCCCCGCAGAGACAGGGCCGTATTGGCTTTTAGACCCTCTGGATGGCACCAAGGAATTCATCGCCCGCACCGGCGAATTCAGCATTAATTTGGGCTTGGTCGTAAACCATCAGGCGGTCTTTGGTCTGCTGTATGGCCCCGTGGATCAACTGCTCTTTCGGGGTGGCCAGGGGGTGCCCGCGCAGATGCGTGACGCCAATGGCCCTTGGCAGCCCATTTCCTGCCGGCCCCGGCCAACCGATGGTGGCGTGTTGATTACAAGCCGCCGCTCGACCACGACCCCGCAAGGCGAATCGTTTGGGAGCCGAGAGTATCTGGGTTCAGCACTGAAATTTGCCCGTATCGCTCAGGGCCTGGCCGATACGTATTTTCGGCGCGGGCCCACCATGGAGTGGGACACATGTGCGGGCCAGGCGATTTTGGAATCTGCTGGCGGCAGCGTGGTGGCCTTGGATGCCCATCATGCCCCGAGTGGCGCACCACTGCGCTACGGAAAACCGGGCTATCTCAACCCCGGATTTGTTGCCCGGGGTGGTGAAAGTCGGTAA
- the phaC gene encoding class I poly(R)-hydroxyalkanoic acid synthase: MAREESVKKAAKPGASSKPDTSAAAALTPTMPSIPAMQLVPEKLQEIQKQYLESLSKVFTSQPEMIKMAAQDRRFNNPAWLDSYYSGLAALYVLNSKTLQAMTDAVQTDPKTHARLKFMVQQWIDAASPTNYFATNPEAQQKMVESQGESLRAGIENLMTDMRKGRISQTDEQAFEIGKNVAVTTGDVVFENELFQLIQYKPTTEQVGTVPLLMVPPNINKFYIMDLQPHSSLVKFAVDHGNTVFLVSWANVQDQQSKLTWDNYVEDGVLKALDVVLAISQQPKANLLGFCVGGTMSATALATLAARKIDKVNSFTLMTTLLDFAEPGVLEVFIDEQHVRLREQQLAKGGILKGSELATTFSFLRPNDLVWNYVVSNYLKGEKPTPFDLLYWNSDSTNLPGPFFSWYLRNMYHENNLVKKNKLTVCGEKMDLSSITVPTYAMGAREDHIVPWDSAWKSVTALGGPKRFVLGASGHIAGSINPASKNKRSYWVNETLGESAQQWLDSATEVPGSWWNDWAQWIKGYAGNQVEPPKQAGSADYPPIEPAPGRYVKVRSASE; encoded by the coding sequence ATGGCTCGGGAGGAATCTGTCAAAAAAGCAGCAAAGCCGGGGGCCAGCAGTAAGCCCGACACCAGTGCTGCTGCAGCATTAACCCCCACCATGCCATCGATTCCTGCCATGCAACTCGTGCCAGAGAAGCTGCAGGAAATTCAGAAGCAATACCTTGAAAGCTTAAGCAAGGTCTTCACGTCTCAGCCCGAGATGATCAAGATGGCCGCGCAAGACCGGCGCTTTAATAACCCGGCCTGGTTAGATTCTTACTACTCGGGGCTTGCTGCGCTGTATGTGTTGAATTCCAAAACACTGCAGGCCATGACTGATGCTGTACAAACCGACCCCAAGACCCACGCCCGCCTGAAGTTTATGGTGCAGCAATGGATCGATGCGGCTTCCCCCACCAATTACTTCGCCACCAACCCCGAGGCTCAGCAAAAGATGGTGGAGTCGCAGGGGGAAAGCCTGCGCGCTGGCATTGAAAATCTCATGACCGATATGCGCAAGGGCCGCATCTCGCAGACCGATGAGCAGGCCTTTGAGATTGGCAAGAATGTTGCCGTCACCACAGGCGATGTGGTGTTTGAAAACGAACTCTTTCAACTGATTCAATACAAGCCCACCACTGAACAGGTTGGGACAGTGCCACTGCTGATGGTGCCGCCAAACATCAACAAGTTTTACATCATGGACTTGCAGCCGCACAGCTCGCTGGTGAAGTTTGCGGTGGACCATGGCAACACGGTCTTTCTGGTCTCGTGGGCCAATGTGCAGGACCAGCAGAGCAAGCTCACCTGGGACAACTACGTTGAAGATGGCGTTCTGAAGGCACTGGATGTGGTCTTGGCCATTAGCCAGCAGCCCAAGGCCAACCTGCTGGGCTTTTGTGTGGGCGGCACCATGAGCGCCACGGCACTGGCCACGCTGGCTGCCCGCAAGATCGACAAGGTCAACTCGTTTACCTTGATGACCACGCTTCTAGATTTTGCAGAGCCGGGTGTGTTGGAAGTCTTTATTGATGAGCAGCATGTGCGGCTGCGTGAGCAACAGCTGGCCAAGGGCGGCATACTCAAGGGCAGTGAACTCGCCACCACATTTTCATTTCTGCGGCCCAACGACTTGGTCTGGAACTATGTGGTGAGCAATTATCTGAAGGGTGAAAAACCAACGCCCTTTGATTTGCTGTATTGGAACTCTGACAGCACCAATCTTCCTGGCCCATTTTTCTCTTGGTACCTGCGCAACATGTATCACGAGAACAATCTGGTGAAGAAAAACAAACTTACGGTCTGCGGCGAGAAGATGGACCTATCCAGCATCACAGTGCCCACCTATGCCATGGGCGCGCGGGAAGACCATATCGTGCCCTGGGATTCGGCCTGGAAATCGGTGACCGCGCTGGGCGGGCCTAAGCGATTTGTGCTGGGCGCAAGTGGCCATATTGCGGGCTCGATTAATCCAGCGTCCAAAAATAAGCGCAGCTACTGGGTCAATGAAACCCTTGGTGAGTCGGCTCAGCAGTGGCTTGATTCGGCAACAGAAGTGCCAGGCAGCTGGTGGAATGACTGGGCCCAGTGGATCAAGGGCTATGCGGGCAACCAGGTCGAGCCCCCCAAGCAGGCGGGCAGCGCAGACTATCCGCCGATCGAGCCGGCACCAGGGCGCTATGTCAAGGTAAGAAGTGCAAGCGAATAA
- a CDS encoding laccase domain-containing protein, giving the protein MAKHPPGFQDPDLARPRDCAMREIAPGIHQIEGFFPPNICAIQTTRLGGISQPPFDQFNLGNHVGDDPQAVLQNRDRLAQACQADLVWLNQVHGAQVAEHGPACQPPGGACADAIVASAPGRACLVMTADCLPLLVARPAHQQVAAIHAGWRGLCDGVIESTLDRLVGGTQNTSETAPETASETTEPDHWWVWLGPAIGPGAFEVGPEVRLAFLAQDPLAANGFRPSPTGQDKWLADLGCLARLRLQHWFDRLRADRALRGQSAAEVVVHVAQQNDCVYSQPERYFSYRRDRVTGRMASLISLI; this is encoded by the coding sequence ATGGCGAAACACCCCCCTGGTTTTCAAGACCCAGATCTGGCCCGCCCCCGCGATTGCGCCATGCGTGAAATCGCACCCGGCATCCATCAGATCGAGGGCTTTTTTCCGCCGAACATCTGCGCCATCCAGACCACCCGGCTGGGGGGCATCTCTCAGCCCCCATTTGATCAGTTCAACTTGGGAAACCATGTTGGCGATGATCCACAGGCGGTCTTGCAGAATCGGGATCGGCTGGCGCAGGCCTGCCAGGCAGACCTTGTTTGGCTTAACCAAGTTCATGGCGCGCAAGTGGCCGAGCACGGCCCAGCATGCCAGCCCCCAGGTGGTGCCTGCGCTGACGCGATTGTGGCAAGCGCACCCGGCCGGGCCTGTCTGGTCATGACAGCAGACTGCCTGCCGCTATTGGTGGCAAGGCCGGCTCATCAACAGGTGGCCGCCATCCATGCGGGCTGGCGCGGCCTGTGTGATGGGGTGATTGAGTCCACCTTAGACCGGCTTGTGGGCGGCACACAAAACACATCAGAAACCGCACCTGAGACCGCATCTGAGACCACAGAACCCGATCATTGGTGGGTCTGGCTTGGGCCTGCCATTGGCCCCGGCGCTTTTGAGGTGGGCCCAGAAGTGCGATTGGCCTTTCTGGCCCAGGATCCACTGGCCGCCAATGGGTTTCGGCCAAGCCCCACAGGCCAAGACAAGTGGCTTGCCGATCTGGGGTGTCTGGCCCGGCTTCGCCTGCAGCATTGGTTTGATCGCTTACGGGCCGATCGAGCCTTGCGGGGCCAAAGCGCCGCAGAAGTGGTGGTTCATGTTGCGCAACAAAATGACTGCGTGTATTCCCAGCCCGAGCGTTATTTTTCTTATCGGCGTGACCGTGTGACCGGCCGCATGGCAAGCCTGATCAGCCTTATTTGA
- the lpdA gene encoding dihydrolipoyl dehydrogenase, translating to MAQLYDVVVIGSGPAGYIAAVRAAQLGLKTACVEKWRNPNGEMALGGTCLNVGCIPSKALLASSEEYEKVSSHLSTHGITVKGATMDIAKMLKRKETIVSKMSKGIEFLFRKNKITWLKGHGKFAGRNETGFLVAVDGEESDTVVAKNVIIATGSKARHLPGVKVDNKVVCDNEGALAFESVPGKLGVIGAGVIGLELGSVWRRLGSDVTVLEALPTFLGACDDAVSKEAFKLFTEQGLKINLGVKIGEIKTSAKGVKIAYEDSDGKAKTLDVDRLIVSIGRTPNTDNLQLDQVGLGVDERGFIPVDDHCATSVPGIYAVGDVVRGPMLAHKGEDEGVMVAELIAGQKPHIDYDCIPWVIYTSPEIAWVGRTEQQLKAEGRAYKSGQFPFAANGRALGMDAPEGFVKVLADAETEQILGVHIIGVAASDMIAEAAVAMEFKASAEDIGRICHPHPSLSEAVREASLAIYKRALNM from the coding sequence ATGGCTCAACTCTATGATGTGGTGGTAATTGGTTCTGGCCCTGCGGGCTATATCGCTGCGGTTCGTGCAGCACAGCTGGGGCTAAAGACAGCCTGCGTTGAAAAATGGCGCAATCCCAATGGCGAGATGGCGCTTGGCGGCACCTGCTTAAACGTGGGTTGTATTCCGTCCAAGGCCTTGTTGGCTTCCAGCGAAGAATACGAAAAAGTCTCGTCGCATTTAAGCACCCATGGCATTACGGTCAAGGGTGCCACGATGGACATTGCCAAGATGCTCAAGCGCAAAGAAACCATTGTGAGCAAGATGAGCAAGGGCATTGAGTTCTTGTTTCGTAAAAACAAGATCACTTGGTTGAAGGGCCACGGCAAGTTTGCTGGCCGCAACGAGACTGGGTTTTTAGTTGCGGTAGATGGCGAAGAGTCTGACACCGTTGTTGCCAAAAACGTGATCATTGCCACAGGCTCCAAGGCCCGTCACCTGCCTGGTGTCAAGGTCGACAACAAAGTGGTGTGCGACAACGAAGGCGCATTGGCTTTTGAGTCGGTGCCGGGAAAACTCGGCGTGATTGGCGCGGGTGTGATCGGCTTAGAACTTGGTTCGGTATGGCGCCGCCTGGGGTCAGATGTCACCGTGTTAGAAGCACTGCCCACCTTTTTGGGCGCCTGTGATGATGCCGTTTCCAAAGAAGCCTTCAAACTCTTTACCGAGCAGGGCTTAAAGATCAATCTTGGTGTGAAGATTGGCGAGATCAAAACATCGGCCAAGGGCGTGAAAATTGCCTATGAAGACAGTGACGGCAAGGCCAAAACATTAGATGTAGATCGGCTCATTGTGTCGATTGGCCGCACGCCCAACACCGATAACCTGCAGCTGGATCAAGTGGGGCTTGGTGTGGATGAGCGTGGCTTTATTCCGGTGGATGACCACTGCGCCACCAGCGTGCCTGGTATTTATGCCGTGGGCGACGTGGTCCGTGGCCCCATGCTGGCGCACAAGGGTGAAGACGAAGGCGTGATGGTGGCGGAATTGATTGCAGGCCAAAAGCCGCATATCGATTACGACTGCATTCCCTGGGTTATTTACACATCGCCCGAGATCGCCTGGGTGGGCCGCACCGAGCAGCAGTTAAAGGCCGAGGGCCGCGCCTATAAGAGTGGGCAGTTTCCCTTTGCCGCCAATGGCCGTGCGCTTGGCATGGATGCCCCCGAGGGCTTTGTAAAAGTCTTGGCCGATGCCGAGACCGAGCAGATTCTGGGCGTTCACATCATTGGCGTTGCGGCTTCTGACATGATCGCCGAGGCCGCCGTGGCCATGGAGTTCAAGGCATCTGCGGAAGACATTGGCCGCATCTGCCACCCACACCCCTCGTTGTCCGAGGCCGTGCGTGAGGCATCGCTGGCGATTTATAAACGCGCCCTTAACATGTAA
- a CDS encoding outer membrane protein assembly factor BamD: MIVAIHRFFLRLPLALLLVMGATAPLVLTGCAADSLARDQTLSWSADRLYAEAKDEFSAGNWAAGIKLLEKLESRYPFGRYAQQAQIDTAYAHWKENENVLALAAIDRFIKLYPNHDNIDYVLYLKGLINFNDRSSLFTSVTGEDLAERDPKAAREAFDSFKELVTRFPKSQYAEDAAARMSFLVNMLASNDVHVARYYMRRGANLAAVNRAQAVVKQYQEAPAIEEALAIMMVGYQQLNIPDLSNDARRVLEKNFPDSVYLKKGYDPKIRGGAENARPTIWSKMKFWEFNATK; this comes from the coding sequence ATGATCGTTGCCATTCATCGGTTTTTCCTGCGTCTTCCTCTTGCGCTGCTTTTGGTGATGGGCGCCACTGCGCCGCTCGTGCTGACCGGCTGCGCTGCCGATTCTCTAGCCCGCGACCAGACATTATCTTGGAGTGCAGACCGATTGTACGCAGAGGCCAAGGATGAGTTCAGCGCAGGCAACTGGGCCGCCGGCATCAAGCTTTTAGAAAAGCTGGAGTCACGCTACCCCTTTGGCCGCTATGCCCAGCAGGCCCAGATTGACACGGCTTACGCCCACTGGAAAGAAAACGAAAATGTGTTGGCACTCGCGGCCATTGATCGGTTTATTAAGCTCTACCCCAATCACGACAACATTGATTACGTGCTGTATCTCAAGGGCCTGATCAACTTTAACGACCGCTCTAGCCTGTTTACATCGGTGACCGGTGAAGACCTGGCCGAGCGCGACCCCAAGGCCGCCCGCGAAGCCTTTGATAGCTTCAAAGAATTGGTCACCCGTTTCCCGAAAAGCCAGTACGCCGAAGATGCTGCGGCCCGCATGAGTTTTCTGGTCAATATGCTGGCCTCCAACGATGTCCACGTGGCCCGCTACTACATGCGCCGTGGTGCGAACTTGGCTGCGGTGAACCGGGCCCAGGCCGTGGTGAAACAATACCAAGAGGCCCCCGCGATTGAAGAGGCCCTGGCCATCATGATGGTGGGCTATCAGCAGCTCAATATTCCCGATCTCAGCAACGACGCCCGCCGAGTGTTAGAGAAAAACTTTCCCGACAGTGTCTATCTGAAAAAAGGCTACGACCCGAAGATCCGTGGTGGGGCTGAAAATGCACGGCCCACCATCTGGTCCAAAATGAAGTTCTGGGAATTTAACGCTACAAAATAA
- a CDS encoding YdcH family protein, producing the protein MQFLPDIRTLELRLLELESEHRELDHLIGQMQQTAGVRDELQIRRLKKRKLQIKDQITQLQMQLSPDVPA; encoded by the coding sequence ATGCAATTCTTGCCCGACATTCGCACGCTTGAGCTTCGCCTGCTGGAACTGGAGTCCGAGCATCGTGAACTGGATCATTTGATTGGGCAGATGCAGCAGACCGCAGGCGTTCGCGATGAACTCCAGATTCGTCGGCTAAAAAAACGCAAGCTTCAAATCAAGGACCAGATCACACAATTGCAGATGCAGCTCTCGCCCGATGTCCCCGCTTGA
- the zapE gene encoding cell division protein ZapE, whose amino-acid sequence MSLPPRVSVVKAFEAQLAEQGHRADPIQLAAAARLEACAQEWADYKARRGGTLKKMISKPPLPRGVYLWGGVGRGKSLLMDCFFKHVPLERKVRLHFHEFMRATHRELHDLRGTENPLDEVAQRVARRYRLICFDEFHVSDIADAMILERLLNALFDSRVGFIMTSNYHPDGLYPDGLHRDRVLPAIELIKQHLDIVEVDGGQDYRQFARGHVRAYLTPLGPETDREIAQSFDAMSRESGDGSLQNPVLQIEAREIAALKRSGRAIWFDFQTLCGGPRSQNDYLELANQFDCVFLSQVPKMSAGMFSEARRFTWLVDVLYDHKVKLVISAAAPPEELYTAGVLANEFHRTVSRLVEMQSEDYLQAQRREAVTDFHHPGQQIRG is encoded by the coding sequence ATGTCTTTGCCGCCAAGGGTCTCTGTTGTCAAAGCTTTCGAAGCCCAGCTTGCAGAGCAGGGGCATCGTGCAGACCCGATTCAGTTAGCCGCTGCGGCCAGGCTAGAGGCCTGTGCTCAGGAGTGGGCCGACTACAAGGCCAGGCGCGGTGGTACGCTCAAAAAGATGATTTCCAAACCGCCACTGCCACGGGGGGTGTACCTGTGGGGTGGTGTGGGCCGTGGCAAGAGCCTGCTGATGGACTGCTTTTTTAAGCATGTGCCACTTGAGCGAAAGGTGCGGCTGCATTTTCATGAATTCATGCGGGCCACCCACCGTGAACTGCATGATCTGCGCGGCACTGAAAACCCACTAGACGAAGTGGCCCAGCGGGTGGCCCGGCGGTATCGGCTGATCTGTTTTGATGAGTTTCATGTGTCGGACATTGCGGACGCCATGATTCTGGAGCGGCTACTGAATGCGCTCTTTGATAGCCGCGTGGGCTTCATCATGACATCGAACTATCACCCCGATGGGCTCTACCCGGATGGATTGCATCGCGACCGAGTGTTGCCCGCGATCGAGTTGATCAAACAACACTTGGATATTGTGGAAGTTGATGGCGGCCAGGATTACCGGCAGTTTGCCCGTGGCCATGTGCGGGCGTATTTAACACCGCTTGGGCCAGAGACCGATCGCGAGATTGCCCAGTCGTTTGACGCCATGTCGCGTGAGTCAGGCGATGGCAGCCTGCAAAACCCTGTGCTTCAGATCGAGGCGCGTGAGATTGCGGCACTCAAGCGATCCGGCCGTGCCATCTGGTTTGATTTTCAAACACTCTGTGGTGGCCCACGCTCGCAAAACGATTATCTGGAATTGGCCAATCAATTCGATTGTGTGTTTTTGTCCCAAGTGCCCAAGATGTCTGCGGGCATGTTCTCTGAAGCCAGACGTTTCACTTGGCTAGTCGATGTGCTGTATGACCACAAGGTCAAACTGGTGATCTCGGCTGCTGCACCGCCGGAAGAGCTCTATACCGCTGGCGTGTTGGCCAATGAATTTCACCGCACGGTGAGCCGCCTGGTTGAAATGCAATCGGAAGATTATCTGCAGGCCCAAAGGCGAGAGGCCGTTACCGACTTTCACCACCCCGGGCAACAAATCCGGGGTTGA